The Oceanicaulis sp. nucleotide sequence GCACGCCGAATTCTTCTCCTTCGGCACCAACGACCTCACCCAGACCGCTTTCGGCCTGTCGCGCGACGACGCGGGCAAGTTCCTGGGCGCGTATCTGGAAGCCGGAATCTTTGAAAAGGACCCGTTCGTCAGCCTCGATCAGGACGGGGTCGGCGACCTCATCAAGATCGGCGTCGAACGTGGCCGCGGCGCCCGGGAGGGCCTGAAACTGGGCATTTGCGGCGAGCACGGCGGCGATCCCGCCTCGATTCGTTTCTGCGAATCCGCAGGGCTCGATTATGTGTCCTGCTCGCCATACCGCGTGCCGATCGCGCGTTTGGCGGCGGCGCAGGCCGCGCTCGGCAAGTCGAGCTAAGCCTCGGAACGAAATAGCGGTTATTTGAGTTAGGTTGAATTAAGGCGGGTCCGCCTTAATTCCGTCCACGGCGGAGGTGTATTGACCCTCCGCTGGGGCTCGGCGTACCACACGCGACCCTTTGGTGCAGGCCTTGCAAAGGAATGCCGGAACGGCGTTCCCATTGACGCGGCCCCTCGAAAAGACCCCGATGACGGGGCTCGGGCGGCTGCTGGAGAGAGAAGGCGTCATGACCGCTGGATCGCTATTTCCGCGCCTGAAGCGCGTGTTCACCGTTGCGGGCGTCTGTGCGGCGTTCGTGCTGGTGGGCGGGGCTGCGACCCTCGCGCCCGAACGTGTGCGCGATCAGGACGAGGCGGCGACCTGGCGGACGCTGGCTGAAACCTATCTTGAAAAGGGCGACGCGCTGGACTGGAGCGCCGCTCCGGCCGCGCTGGAATTCGCCAGCTTCACCGTGGAATCAGACGAGGTCTACGGCGCGCGCATCACCGCACGCGCGCTCGACGATCTGCGCAGCTTCGACACCACGCATCTGGACGCCGCCCGCGCCGCCGCGCGCGAGCGCCGCTGCCTGGCCGAAGCGATCTATTACGAAGCCCGCTCCGAAGGCTTCGCCGGCCAGCTCGCCGTCGCCGAAGTCGTGCTCAACCGCGTGCGCCATCGCGCCTATCCCGACAGCGTGTGCGGCGTGGTCTATCAGGGCAGCGAGCGGGTGACCGGGTGCCAGTTCACCTTCACCTGCGACGGCTCGATGGAGCGCGTGCCCTACGGCCGCGGGTGGCGGCGCAGCCAGCTGGTCGCCGAGCACGCCCTGATGGGCTTCGCCCGGCCGATGACCCGCTCGGCCACGCACTACCACACCACAGCGGTCGATCCGGTCTGGAACGATTCCCTGGTGCGCACCCGCCGCATCGGCGCGCACGTCTTCTACCGCTTCCCCAACCGCTCCGAGCGCCAGCTGCTGATCCGCGAACGCGAGGCGTAAGGACCGGTGAGCGAGGAGGGCCTGCGCGAGCGCAAGAAGCGCGCGGTCCGCGAGCGGCTCTATGAGGCCGCGATCCAGCGCTTCGAAGCCGAGGGGTATGACGCGGTCAGCGTCGCCTCGATCTGCGCTGCGGCCGGCGTCGCCAAGGGCACCTTCTTCAATCACTTTCCCACCAAGGAGCATCTGCTCTTCAAGTGGTATGAACGCGCCACCGACGAGGGGGCGGCCCATACGCCCCCGCCAGGTCCGCTCGCGGACCGGCTGGTTTCAGCCTGTAAGGCTACGCTGTCGCCCGTGATCAGCCGGCCCGGGCTGTGGCGGGCCAAGCTGCGCCTGGCCGCCCTTCATCCCGAGCTGCGCGCCGCCGAGCACGCCGCGGACGCGCGCGCCCGCGCCGCGTTCGAGCGCCTGATCACCGAAGCCCAGGCGCGGGGAGAGGTCCGCGCCGGCGTCGATCCCGGCGAGGCGGCCGGGCTGTTTCTCGCCCAGCTGACCGGAACCGTCCGCGAATGGGTGAACGCCGAAGGCGCGTTCGACATCGCCGGGACCATCGACGCCCGCGCTCGCGCCTTCGCGGCTCTGCTTGCATGAGCGCATGACCTCCTATAAAGGTGACCGCGGTCATTTTTGGAGTTTATCATGCGTCTGAGATCCAGCCTCGCCGCACTCGCTCTGTCGGCCTGCGCCGCCGCGCCCGCCTCGGAGGCCCCCTGGGAGCAGGCGGGCGCGCTTCAGCCTCTGGTGCTGGGGAGCGGGGAGACGAACCCGGACTTTCGCGGCGTCTGGCGCTCGCGCGGCTATGGCTGGGTGGTCGAGATCGATGAGGCGGGCCTGACGCGCTATCAGGAGGGTGCGAGCGCCTGCTATCCCACGCCGGAAGCGACACGGCGGCTCTCCGCCATGGCCTCGGTCGAATACCGCTATGGCAGGGCCCTGCCGGGCGATGCGGCGATTTTCCAGCTGCTCGACGGCGACACAAACGTGGTCTTCGACCGGCTGGACGCTCTGCCTCAGGGCTGCGCCGCACCGGTCGACACCTCGCCCACCGCCGTGGCGGCGGCGTTTCTGGACGCGTTCGAAACCCATTACGCCTTCTTCGATCGCCGCCTCGCAGATCGCAAGGCGCGCGCCGAGCGCCTGCGCGCAAGCGTCCACGACGCCATGAGCGAGGCGGAGCTCTGGGACGCGCTCACCGCCTATATGGACGGTCTGTCCGACAGCCACACCAAGCTGATCGGCGCGGTGGACGGTCAGATGCGCCGCCAGCAGGACGGGCAGGGCGAAACCCTGCCGATGATCCGCGCCGGGATGGGAGAGCAGGCCTGGCTCGTCGGCCTGATCGATCAGACGCTGGAAAATCTGGGCGGGACCGGGGTTCACACGCTGAACGACCGGCTGGTCTGGGGCGTCATCGAGCCCGAGCCGGGCCGCCGGGTCGGTTATCTGCAGCTTTTCGTCATGGGCGGGTTTACCGACCGCACCGACTTCGCCAGCCCCGAATGGGCCGAGGCGGAGATGTCGGCGTTCAACGCGGCGCTCGATGAGGCGTTCGCCGCGTTTCAGGGCGCGGACGCGGTGATCGTGGACCTGTCCAATAATCGCGGCGGGTGGGACCGGGTGGCGAAGGCCCTGCCGGGCCGGTTCACCGATACGCCGGTCACCGGCTTCACCACCCAGACCCGCGGCTCGGGCCTGCCGCCTTTTCCCCACGCCGTGACGCCGGCCGGCGGGCCGCGCTTCACAGGCCCGGTTCGCCTTCTGACCAGCGACGTCACCGTCAGCGGTGGAGAACTCGCCACGCTCGCCTTCCGCCAGCTGCCGAACGTGACCCAGTACGGCGCAGCCACGCGCGGATCCTTCTCCACCCCGCTCGCCAAGCCGCTACCCAACGGCTGGCTTCTGGAGCTCTCCAACGAGGTGTTCGCAAGCCCGGACGGAGCGGTCTTCGAAGAGACAGGCGTTGCGCCGGACGTCCCGATCGAGGTCTATCCGGCCGATAATCCCGTCGGCGGGCACTGGCGGGCGGTGATGGCCGTGGCCGGCGCCCCCTAAACCGCGTCCAGCCCCAGATCGAAATTCGTCGCCGAATGAGTGAGGGCGCCGACGCTGATCACGTCCACGCCGGTTTCCGCGATCGCCCGGACGGTCTGAAGCGTCACCCCGCCCGAGGCCTCCAGCGTG carries:
- a CDS encoding cell wall hydrolase, which translates into the protein MTAGSLFPRLKRVFTVAGVCAAFVLVGGAATLAPERVRDQDEAATWRTLAETYLEKGDALDWSAAPAALEFASFTVESDEVYGARITARALDDLRSFDTTHLDAARAAARERRCLAEAIYYEARSEGFAGQLAVAEVVLNRVRHRAYPDSVCGVVYQGSERVTGCQFTFTCDGSMERVPYGRGWRRSQLVAEHALMGFARPMTRSATHYHTTAVDPVWNDSLVRTRRIGAHVFYRFPNRSERQLLIREREA
- a CDS encoding TetR/AcrR family transcriptional regulator codes for the protein MSEEGLRERKKRAVRERLYEAAIQRFEAEGYDAVSVASICAAAGVAKGTFFNHFPTKEHLLFKWYERATDEGAAHTPPPGPLADRLVSACKATLSPVISRPGLWRAKLRLAALHPELRAAEHAADARARAAFERLITEAQARGEVRAGVDPGEAAGLFLAQLTGTVREWVNAEGAFDIAGTIDARARAFAALLA
- a CDS encoding S41 family peptidase; the protein is MRLRSSLAALALSACAAAPASEAPWEQAGALQPLVLGSGETNPDFRGVWRSRGYGWVVEIDEAGLTRYQEGASACYPTPEATRRLSAMASVEYRYGRALPGDAAIFQLLDGDTNVVFDRLDALPQGCAAPVDTSPTAVAAAFLDAFETHYAFFDRRLADRKARAERLRASVHDAMSEAELWDALTAYMDGLSDSHTKLIGAVDGQMRRQQDGQGETLPMIRAGMGEQAWLVGLIDQTLENLGGTGVHTLNDRLVWGVIEPEPGRRVGYLQLFVMGGFTDRTDFASPEWAEAEMSAFNAALDEAFAAFQGADAVIVDLSNNRGGWDRVAKALPGRFTDTPVTGFTTQTRGSGLPPFPHAVTPAGGPRFTGPVRLLTSDVTVSGGELATLAFRQLPNVTQYGAATRGSFSTPLAKPLPNGWLLELSNEVFASPDGAVFEETGVAPDVPIEVYPADNPVGGHWRAVMAVAGAP